A window from Thermodesulfobacteriota bacterium encodes these proteins:
- a CDS encoding ATP-binding protein — protein sequence MNLSKQITLGYALMFLLMLLISGFSVYSIYNLDKAAENIKGRYTTLSKIVSDKEQANEGFFANEMLLEAVKISDDQIKYSYITVFTVIGVILVFGIILTFFIPRVITKPIFNLFKAAESVGEGDYSYRVKEVKSSSEINTLIQAFNHMMDNIENNNKELQKKNDEILKLLDTTKRFNEILETEIEQATRELNEKHKTLIKTEKLATIGELATGVAHEVRNPLSGIAIALELMRDETLNDEHKQTISEILDEIVRLERIVKGLFQLGHPKSLQLIECQPNDIVERALSLVTMKAKSKGVIIEKELECGNHFYVDHEQIEQVVLNLLINGIDATGGFGKVRVKTTNHNGTVEITISDTGCGFEEEEVEKILQPFYSTKEKGTGLGLAISNRIVEAHSGKMHISSKKGSGSSFVVEIPNNLNEDFIT from the coding sequence TTGAATTTAAGTAAACAGATAACTCTGGGCTATGCATTGATGTTTTTGCTTATGCTTCTGATAAGCGGATTCTCAGTCTATAGCATATATAACCTGGACAAAGCGGCAGAGAACATCAAGGGCCGATACACAACTCTATCTAAGATTGTTTCTGATAAAGAGCAGGCTAATGAAGGATTTTTTGCAAATGAAATGCTCCTTGAGGCAGTAAAAATTTCTGATGATCAAATTAAATATTCTTATATTACCGTTTTTACAGTTATAGGCGTGATTTTAGTGTTTGGAATTATTCTTACGTTTTTTATTCCCAGGGTTATTACCAAACCAATTTTTAATCTATTTAAAGCTGCTGAGTCAGTGGGTGAGGGAGACTATTCCTACAGAGTAAAAGAGGTTAAATCAAGCAGTGAAATAAATACACTTATTCAAGCATTTAATCATATGATGGACAATATTGAGAATAATAATAAGGAGCTTCAGAAAAAGAATGACGAAATCCTAAAACTGCTTGATACTACAAAACGTTTTAATGAAATATTAGAAACCGAAATTGAACAAGCTACAAGAGAATTAAATGAGAAACATAAAACTTTAATAAAAACCGAGAAACTTGCAACCATAGGAGAGCTGGCCACTGGTGTTGCTCATGAAGTTCGAAACCCTCTTTCCGGAATAGCTATTGCGCTTGAATTAATGCGTGATGAAACACTCAACGATGAGCATAAGCAGACAATATCTGAAATTCTAGATGAAATTGTAAGACTTGAGAGAATCGTAAAAGGGCTTTTCCAGCTCGGCCATCCTAAGAGTCTGCAGCTTATTGAATGCCAGCCGAACGATATAGTTGAGAGAGCCCTTAGTCTTGTGACAATGAAAGCCAAGTCCAAGGGCGTAATAATTGAGAAGGAGCTTGAGTGTGGAAACCATTTCTACGTCGATCACGAACAAATAGAACAAGTTGTACTTAATCTGTTAATAAATGGCATAGATGCAACAGGCGGATTTGGAAAAGTAAGAGTTAAAACTACAAACCACAATGGAACAGTGGAAATTACAATATCTGACACTGGATGTGGGTTTGAGGAAGAAGAGGTGGAGAAAATACTTCAGCCTTTTTATTCAACCAAAGAAAAGGGCACAGGTCTTGGGCTTGCA